One part of the Helicobacter cetorum MIT 99-5656 genome encodes these proteins:
- the purB gene encoding adenylosuccinate lyase, with protein sequence MLERYANEEMKALWSEQAKFEAYLEVEKAVVRAWNKLGQISDVDCEKICADAKFEIERIKEIEKTTKHDLIAFTTCVSESLGIESRFFHYGITSSDCIDTAMALLMTKSLKLIQQGVENLYETLKNKALEHKDTLMIGRSHGIFGEPITFGLVLALWADEIKRHSKALDLTMEFISVGAISGAMGNFAHAPLELEELTCEFLGLKVANISNQVIQRDRYAKLACDLALLASSCEKIALNLRHLQRSEVYEVEEYFSMGQKGSSAMPHKRNPVLSENITGLCRVIRSFTTPMLENVALWHERDISHSSVERFALPDMFITSDFMLSRLSSVIKNLVVYPKNMLKNLALSGGLVFSQRVLLELPKKGLSREESYTIVQENAMKIWEILQQGTSKNTDENLFLNALLNDERLKKYLSESEIRACFDYGYYTKNVNAIFKRVFG encoded by the coding sequence CCCTATGGAGTGAACAAGCCAAATTTGAAGCCTATTTAGAAGTAGAAAAGGCTGTGGTTAGAGCGTGGAATAAACTCGGGCAAATTAGCGATGTTGATTGTGAAAAAATCTGTGCGGATGCGAAGTTTGAAATAGAGCGCATTAAAGAAATTGAAAAAACCACCAAGCATGATTTAATCGCTTTCACTACTTGTGTGAGTGAAAGTTTGGGAATAGAATCACGATTTTTCCATTATGGTATCACTTCTAGTGATTGTATTGATACGGCTATGGCACTACTGATGACAAAAAGTTTAAAGCTCATTCAACAAGGCGTTGAAAATCTTTATGAAACGCTTAAGAATAAAGCCTTAGAACATAAAGACACTCTAATGATAGGCAGAAGTCATGGGATTTTTGGCGAACCCATTACTTTTGGCCTAGTCTTAGCTCTTTGGGCTGATGAAATCAAACGCCATTCTAAAGCCTTAGATTTGACTATGGAGTTTATTAGTGTGGGAGCCATTAGTGGGGCTATGGGGAATTTCGCCCACGCTCCCTTAGAATTAGAAGAGTTAACTTGTGAATTTTTAGGTTTAAAAGTAGCAAATATTAGTAACCAAGTGATTCAAAGAGACCGCTACGCTAAATTAGCGTGTGATTTAGCCCTTTTAGCGAGTAGTTGTGAAAAAATTGCTCTTAATTTACGCCATTTACAACGAAGCGAAGTCTATGAAGTGGAAGAGTATTTTTCAATGGGGCAAAAAGGAAGTTCTGCCATGCCCCATAAAAGAAACCCCGTATTAAGCGAGAATATCACAGGGCTTTGTAGGGTAATTCGCTCTTTTACTACCCCTATGCTAGAAAATGTCGCTTTGTGGCATGAAAGAGATATTAGCCATAGCTCAGTGGAGAGATTTGCTTTACCAGATATGTTTATCACAAGCGATTTTATGCTTAGTCGCCTAAGTAGCGTTATTAAAAACTTGGTTGTCTATCCAAAAAATATGCTTAAAAATTTAGCGTTAAGTGGGGGGCTAGTTTTTTCACAACGAGTATTATTAGAATTGCCTAAAAAGGGTTTGAGCAGAGAAGAAAGCTATACAATCGTGCAAGAAAATGCGATGAAAATATGGGAAATTTTACAGCAAGGCACTTCAAAAAATACGGATGAAAACTTGTTTTTAAACGCCTTATTAAATGATGAACGCTTGAAAAAATATTTGAGTGAAAGCGAGATTAGAGCGTGTTTTGATTATGGTTACTACACTAAAAATGTCAATGCGATTTTTAAAAGGGTGTTTGGATAA